One genomic segment of Flavobacteriaceae bacterium includes these proteins:
- a CDS encoding cytochrome C oxidase Cbb3 → MKINWGKGIVIAIIFFVGFIMYFVITMTTNTKFNYDLVTEKYYEKELTYQQKIDASKNIQALEGKISLEKIADGLLIKFPRDFQDKVLEGKVFLYRPSDKQLDFELPLSKIRNYLLVPDKRLLDGRWNISIEFTDQNKNYFFSEEIIY, encoded by the coding sequence ATGAAAATCAATTGGGGAAAAGGCATTGTAATTGCTATCATCTTTTTTGTAGGATTTATCATGTATTTTGTGATAACGATGACTACGAATACTAAATTTAATTATGATTTGGTAACTGAGAAATATTACGAAAAAGAGTTGACTTATCAGCAAAAGATCGATGCAAGTAAAAATATTCAAGCACTTGAAGGGAAAATTTCTCTGGAAAAAATAGCGGATGGCTTACTTATCAAATTTCCAAGAGATTTTCAAGATAAAGTTTTGGAAGGAAAAGTGTTCCTATACAGGCCATCTGACAAACAACTGGATTTTGAACTTCCGCTTTCAAAGATCCGGAATTATTTGCTCGTGCCTGACAAACGTTTGTTGGATGGCCGTTGGAACATTAGTATCGAATTTACGGATCAAAATAAAAATTACTTTTTTTCCGAAGAAATTATTTACTAA
- a CDS encoding sulfite exporter TauE/SafE family protein has translation MIYTALLFGLFGSFHCLGMCGPIAFMLPIDRQQKGRAIWQTVLYHSGRIFSYALIGGLFGWLGKGFYFFGLQQQLSIAVGLIMILPVISPGLFLRFSVTRPLLRFTGKIKNALGASLKQKENTAFFTIGFLNGLLPCGLVYIAMIASLTSTTILEGISYMTLFGLGTVPLMSAVVILGNLTHYVNRRKVQKLIPFVVFIIGFVFILRGLGLGIPYISPKPILVDALEVTQTCH, from the coding sequence ATGATTTACACTGCACTACTTTTTGGATTGTTTGGAAGCTTTCATTGTTTAGGAATGTGCGGCCCTATTGCTTTTATGCTTCCCATTGACAGGCAGCAAAAAGGAAGAGCTATCTGGCAAACCGTTTTGTATCATTCGGGACGGATTTTTTCATATGCTTTGATCGGCGGCTTATTTGGATGGTTAGGTAAAGGGTTTTATTTTTTTGGTTTACAGCAACAGTTGTCTATTGCTGTTGGATTGATTATGATTTTACCTGTTATTAGCCCTGGGCTTTTTTTAAGATTTTCGGTAACCCGGCCTCTATTGCGATTTACAGGTAAGATAAAAAATGCTTTGGGGGCATCTTTGAAACAAAAAGAAAACACTGCGTTTTTTACTATTGGGTTTTTGAATGGTTTGTTGCCTTGCGGATTGGTCTATATAGCCATGATTGCGTCCTTGACTTCAACCACTATTTTAGAAGGAATCTCCTATATGACTTTATTTGGATTAGGTACTGTTCCTTTGATGAGTGCTGTGGTTATCCTGGGAAATCTTACTCATTATGTGAATCGGCGAAAGGTTCAAAAACTGATTCCTTTTGTTGTTTTCATTATTGGATTTGTCTTCATATTGAGAGGCCTGGGTTTGGGAATTCCATATATCTCTCCCAAGCCTATTCTTGTGGATGCTTTGGAGGTAACCCAAACTTGTCATTAA
- a CDS encoding T9SS type A sorting domain-containing protein gives MIQKIIFLFFALLLSKNSYSQVEASDWVKGSYSNVEGKNSKEKIMGQLPTNYSVWKISTEGFTNRMHSIENQEITLPTPDGKFEQFIISPSQVISDEVTHLYTIKTFTGYKKDNPGTLISCDISETGFHAAVYNKDNSFFIEPVYKESSETVIAYYKKDYITEKLKCNTETAPIEEMTTEILNRQTPTTKITYRLAIAAAGEYSQQFGGSPYSATNVLNALASGVNMINPVFLRDLGVTFTLVSNTALVYPDPNTDPFNIGDDVSAAHTACTNALGSSGFDVGHMVIWANTGGAAAFGVVCNDAAKGLGFSGNTNSTTTLWIDYVSHEIGHQFRSEHNFVSQECNQSASGFRYEPGEGSSIMSYANVCGGAAQYAPGSDPFFHYASIDQMQAFLNTISCGTMDSSGNTASPTANANADITVPKQTPFILVGTGTDANDPSGNLTYGWQQYDGSGTEVTGSPNCNATNAPMFRYRPPTSNNYRSFPQYGDILAGNNDRQWERLPCVARTMNFSLAVRDNNSSFGRIGEDRAVVMVADTGPFNVTSPNGGETLTGNASHTVTWTVNGTNAHCGNVDILVSTDGGNTYSVVANATSNDGTESITVPNTASTTARVLVRCDVAGGFRAASTFYDVSNANFTINTVLGIDDVESLGVSVYPNPVSNEVFIKLTNSENYTYQLFDVSGRSIKKGEFNDSISIQTSYFQTGIYFLELTLVNSGKRVVKKLIIQN, from the coding sequence ATGATACAAAAAATTATTTTTCTTTTTTTTGCATTACTTCTTAGTAAGAATAGTTATTCCCAGGTAGAAGCATCAGATTGGGTAAAAGGTTCTTACTCTAACGTGGAAGGGAAGAATTCAAAAGAAAAAATCATGGGCCAATTGCCAACAAACTATTCTGTTTGGAAAATATCTACTGAAGGATTTACAAATAGAATGCATAGTATTGAAAATCAGGAAATTACGTTACCTACCCCCGATGGAAAATTTGAACAATTTATAATCTCTCCGTCTCAAGTAATATCAGATGAAGTAACGCACCTATATACAATTAAAACGTTTACGGGTTACAAAAAAGATAATCCGGGCACTCTCATTTCTTGTGACATAAGTGAAACAGGGTTTCATGCGGCCGTTTATAACAAAGATAATTCATTTTTTATAGAGCCTGTTTATAAAGAATCTTCGGAAACAGTGATCGCTTATTATAAAAAAGATTATATCACTGAAAAATTAAAATGTAATACAGAAACTGCACCCATAGAAGAAATGACAACAGAAATTCTTAACAGGCAAACACCTACTACTAAAATAACATACAGATTGGCTATTGCGGCAGCCGGAGAATATTCACAGCAATTCGGAGGCAGCCCATATAGTGCGACAAACGTATTAAATGCTTTAGCTTCCGGAGTTAATATGATCAACCCTGTTTTTTTAAGAGATTTGGGGGTTACATTTACACTAGTTAGTAATACTGCTTTAGTGTATCCGGATCCAAATACAGACCCATTTAACATAGGAGATGATGTCTCTGCGGCTCATACAGCCTGTACCAATGCCCTAGGCTCTTCAGGTTTTGATGTAGGTCATATGGTTATTTGGGCTAATACCGGTGGAGCGGCAGCTTTTGGAGTGGTCTGCAATGATGCTGCAAAGGGTCTCGGTTTTTCCGGGAATACTAATAGTACTACAACGTTATGGATAGATTATGTATCACATGAGATTGGCCACCAGTTCCGTTCGGAGCATAATTTTGTATCGCAAGAATGTAACCAATCTGCGTCTGGTTTTAGGTATGAGCCCGGGGAAGGATCTTCAATTATGTCGTATGCTAATGTTTGCGGAGGAGCTGCTCAATATGCACCAGGCTCCGATCCGTTTTTCCACTACGCCTCTATCGATCAAATGCAGGCTTTTTTAAATACCATATCTTGCGGAACCATGGATAGTTCGGGAAATACTGCTTCCCCTACCGCTAATGCCAACGCTGATATTACGGTACCTAAACAAACACCGTTTATCTTGGTAGGTACGGGAACTGATGCAAATGATCCTTCCGGTAATTTAACCTACGGATGGCAACAATACGACGGTTCCGGTACTGAAGTTACCGGTTCCCCCAATTGTAACGCTACCAATGCACCTATGTTTCGGTACCGTCCGCCAACAAGTAATAATTATCGTAGTTTTCCACAGTACGGCGATATATTGGCCGGGAATAATGACCGGCAATGGGAAAGACTGCCTTGTGTAGCAAGAACCATGAATTTTTCATTAGCTGTAAGAGATAACAATAGCTCTTTTGGGAGAATTGGGGAAGACAGGGCCGTAGTTATGGTGGCTGATACAGGTCCATTTAATGTAACGAGTCCGAATGGTGGGGAAACGTTAACAGGTAATGCTTCACACACTGTAACGTGGACTGTCAACGGAACGAATGCGCATTGCGGAAATGTAGATATCTTGGTTTCAACTGATGGCGGAAATACCTACTCGGTAGTGGCGAACGCAACTTCTAATGATGGTACAGAAAGTATAACCGTTCCAAATACGGCTTCAACTACGGCTCGTGTATTGGTTAGATGTGATGTTGCAGGAGGCTTTAGAGCTGCTTCTACATTTTATGATGTATCGAATGCTAACTTTACTATAAATACTGTTTTGGGTATTGATGATGTAGAAAGTTTAGGGGTTTCTGTATACCCTAATCCGGTGTCAAACGAAGTATTTATTAAATTAACAAATTCTGAAAATTATACTTATCAATTATTCGATGTTAGTGGCCGAAGTATTAAGAAAGGAGAATTCAATGATTCTATCTCTATTCAAACAAGTTATTTTCAGACAGGAATCTACTTCTTAGAATTAACTCTGGTAAATTCCGGTAAAAGAGTGGTTAAAAAACTTATCATACAAAATTGA
- a CDS encoding ornithine cyclodeaminase family protein gives MNTHLTHSLILSQEDIQYIILHYEPDRLMDLVIDKLTNTFKNYDASEMEIPARSGFHYTKPVTGLIEWMPLYANKKSVTIKIVGYHPGNPKQQNIPTIISTISSYDATTGHLLGVMDGVLPTAIRTGAASAVASKHMASPISTVLGLIGCGAQSVTQLHALSRIFPIKKVLIHDIDSVAERSFKNRCRSLHLDIEIIPSSTQDILIQSDIVCTATSIEAGAGPLFGDFETNPALHINAIGSDFPGKIELPLNFLKKSFICPDFIEQAVIEGECQQLSIDEIGPDIVTLLQNSEKYSFVYKQ, from the coding sequence ATGAATACCCATTTAACGCACTCACTTATATTATCTCAAGAAGATATTCAGTACATTATTTTACATTACGAACCGGACCGTCTTATGGATTTGGTTATTGATAAGCTTACAAATACATTTAAAAACTACGATGCATCTGAAATGGAAATTCCGGCAAGATCAGGATTTCATTACACCAAACCGGTAACAGGCTTAATAGAATGGATGCCTCTTTACGCAAATAAGAAAAGTGTAACAATTAAAATCGTTGGTTATCACCCCGGAAACCCTAAACAACAAAATATTCCTACGATAATCTCTACGATTTCTAGTTATGATGCAACAACAGGGCATCTTTTGGGAGTGATGGATGGTGTACTGCCAACGGCCATTAGAACAGGAGCTGCTTCTGCTGTTGCCAGCAAACATATGGCCTCTCCTATATCAACTGTACTAGGACTAATAGGTTGCGGAGCTCAGTCGGTGACACAACTTCATGCCTTATCTCGCATATTTCCTATCAAAAAAGTATTGATTCATGATATAGACAGTGTAGCTGAAAGGTCGTTTAAAAACAGATGTAGATCATTACATTTAGACATAGAGATCATCCCGTCATCTACCCAAGATATATTAATTCAATCAGATATTGTTTGTACGGCCACATCAATAGAAGCGGGAGCCGGACCTCTGTTCGGTGATTTTGAAACAAATCCTGCATTGCATATCAATGCTATTGGTTCTGATTTTCCCGGAAAAATAGAATTGCCGTTAAACTTTTTAAAGAAAAGTTTTATATGCCCGGACTTTATAGAACAAGCTGTGATTGAAGGAGAGTGTCAGCAACTCTCTATAGATGAGATAGGCCCGGATATTGTTACATTACTTCAAAACAGTGAAAAATATTCATTTGTTTATAAACAATGA
- a CDS encoding amino acid adenylation domain-containing protein, whose amino-acid sequence MNINLDTLNKKSNLSDNQLLIWITQQSHPCIPLYNSPFLFTFKTKINVNYFKKSFQELLNQHDALRTRIINKDDTPFQEIADKFDHDLEFIDWEHDIEKDTNINSYLQQRAEKVIDIRKSCFDSSLIKIHSDKYIWFFNQHHITTDMWSFSILFKKIMAYYQAFLTGKPESNILTPQYKEYLKYQGKLVSTPRWKQAQKYWLEKEKELKKSHGLHQLRNNETPTSSVRITNSLGEDRSKRLLEISALNEFRSFTKNLTDLSILATIVISYIHRTTDEEKITIALPIHNRISKEQKNTLGLFMDLLPLSLTVDKEDSFLQLFEKVKIEINSFMLNAQACMATPKMHRNYEYILSYNNVTFPDLEDIPYTVKWIHPNAIDSHHVFRIEIHDFFDTGHYLFEFDFNSSLIDKTRQQSAVDQIFRLFDAFLEDYNQPINSVKIISEEEERKLMVFGNAVTTLIPIEDSIIDRFRDMANTYPNRTAVSTEEEKVTYSELNKKSNQIAHYLINTGIKSETVVAVHLARNVNLIASILGILKAGAAYLPLSKIYPKERIKFMIEDVKADYLITSKELENDVDFFSGDKIIIDTLDTTEQTNSLQKILPSQLAFIIYTSGSTGRPKGAMNEHKAVVRLAQVMHDEICEDYKSHLNIAMVAPIVFDISVMQIFTSLLYGHSLFLVPENMRFSGAQLHKFFIDNNIHFSDGTPAHLSLLLDSPKNGSLPTHLNIAGEKLTHNAIENLQNHFNICKTKISNGYGVAECGVISTMFTFPLSRKFKNISSIPIGRPHSKDRIFILSEHNQLQPIGISGELCIGGLGVGRGYVNNINLTKEKFITNPFNKNEKLYKTGDYAKWLEDGTIEYINRKDNQVQIRGYRVELGEIQNQLLKFIKNHHSNTINIGINSAEITVIEDKNNEKYICAYFMSDHLLKTAEIRSFMAKQLPHYMVPTYFIQIEKMPLNFNGKIDYDALPRPDFKKLKRENDYVAPNNEIERLIAEIWQEVFDIKKIGIYDNFFVLGGHSLMAIKIVSRIKEVLDLTVPLLEVFNKPTISDLAILVEKIIKQSLVNEGSV is encoded by the coding sequence ATGAATATCAATCTTGACACTTTAAATAAAAAATCCAATTTATCTGATAATCAATTGCTTATATGGATAACACAACAAAGCCATCCTTGTATACCTCTTTATAATTCTCCTTTCCTATTTACTTTCAAAACAAAAATAAATGTCAATTATTTCAAAAAATCGTTTCAAGAATTACTGAATCAACATGATGCATTACGCACTAGAATTATTAATAAAGATGATACTCCTTTTCAGGAAATTGCAGATAAGTTTGATCATGACCTCGAGTTTATAGACTGGGAGCATGATATTGAGAAGGATACTAATATTAATAGCTATCTACAACAAAGAGCCGAAAAGGTTATTGACATTCGTAAATCATGTTTTGACAGCAGTTTGATTAAAATACATTCTGATAAATATATCTGGTTTTTTAATCAACATCACATCACTACAGATATGTGGTCATTTTCCATTTTATTTAAAAAAATAATGGCTTATTACCAAGCGTTCCTCACAGGTAAGCCAGAATCTAACATTTTAACACCTCAATACAAAGAGTATTTAAAGTATCAAGGTAAGTTAGTGAGTACTCCAAGATGGAAACAGGCACAAAAATATTGGTTGGAAAAGGAGAAAGAACTGAAAAAATCTCATGGGCTTCATCAATTAAGAAATAATGAAACACCAACATCTTCCGTTAGAATTACAAATTCACTTGGTGAAGACAGATCTAAAAGATTACTAGAAATAAGTGCGCTTAATGAGTTTAGAAGTTTTACTAAAAATCTAACAGATCTAAGTATTCTTGCCACAATAGTGATCTCCTATATTCATAGAACAACAGATGAAGAAAAAATAACCATCGCCCTGCCCATTCACAACAGAATTAGCAAAGAGCAAAAAAATACATTAGGGCTCTTTATGGATTTGCTTCCATTATCTCTGACAGTAGATAAAGAAGATAGTTTTCTGCAATTGTTTGAAAAGGTAAAGATTGAAATTAACAGTTTTATGCTGAATGCTCAGGCATGTATGGCGACACCCAAAATGCATAGGAATTATGAATATATACTTAGTTACAACAATGTAACTTTTCCAGATTTAGAGGACATTCCGTATACTGTAAAATGGATACACCCAAACGCCATTGATTCTCACCATGTATTTAGAATAGAAATACACGATTTTTTCGATACGGGCCACTATTTATTTGAGTTTGATTTCAATTCATCATTAATTGATAAAACCAGGCAACAAAGTGCTGTAGATCAAATATTCAGATTGTTTGATGCTTTTTTAGAAGATTACAACCAACCTATCAATTCAGTCAAAATTATCAGTGAGGAAGAAGAAAGAAAATTAATGGTATTTGGTAATGCCGTTACAACACTGATTCCCATTGAAGATTCTATCATTGACAGGTTTCGGGACATGGCTAATACCTATCCAAATCGTACAGCAGTTTCTACGGAAGAAGAAAAAGTCACGTATTCTGAATTGAATAAAAAAAGTAATCAAATTGCGCATTATTTAATCAATACCGGAATAAAAAGTGAAACTGTAGTTGCAGTACATCTAGCACGTAATGTGAATCTTATTGCCAGTATTTTGGGTATTCTAAAAGCGGGTGCTGCTTATTTGCCTCTTTCAAAGATATATCCAAAAGAGCGAATAAAGTTTATGATTGAAGATGTAAAAGCAGACTACCTTATCACTAGCAAGGAATTAGAAAATGATGTTGACTTTTTTAGCGGGGATAAAATTATAATAGATACTTTAGATACTACGGAGCAAACAAATAGTTTGCAGAAGATCTTACCAAGCCAGCTGGCATTTATTATTTACACTTCAGGTTCTACCGGTAGGCCAAAAGGAGCAATGAACGAGCATAAAGCCGTTGTCAGATTAGCCCAAGTAATGCATGATGAAATTTGTGAAGATTATAAAAGCCATTTAAATATAGCTATGGTAGCACCGATAGTTTTTGATATTTCTGTTATGCAGATTTTCACTTCTCTTCTATATGGCCATTCGCTTTTTTTGGTGCCGGAAAATATGAGGTTTAGTGGTGCTCAACTCCATAAATTCTTTATTGATAATAATATTCATTTCTCTGACGGAACACCAGCTCACTTATCTTTATTGCTAGACTCACCAAAAAACGGAAGCTTACCAACTCACCTAAATATTGCAGGAGAAAAACTTACTCATAATGCTATTGAAAATTTGCAAAACCATTTTAATATTTGCAAAACAAAAATTTCAAATGGGTATGGAGTTGCCGAATGTGGTGTTATTTCTACGATGTTTACTTTTCCGTTAAGCAGAAAGTTTAAAAATATATCATCAATACCCATTGGTCGACCTCATTCCAAAGACCGGATATTTATATTGAGTGAGCACAATCAGTTACAGCCTATAGGAATTTCCGGAGAACTTTGTATAGGGGGTTTAGGTGTTGGAAGAGGATATGTAAATAATATAAACTTAACTAAAGAAAAATTTATAACCAATCCGTTTAATAAAAATGAAAAATTATACAAAACGGGAGATTACGCCAAATGGCTCGAAGACGGTACTATAGAATATATAAACAGAAAAGATAATCAAGTTCAAATCAGAGGATATAGGGTAGAGCTTGGTGAAATTCAAAATCAATTGCTCAAATTCATTAAAAATCATCATTCTAATACTATTAATATTGGCATTAACAGTGCTGAAATTACTGTTATTGAGGATAAAAATAACGAAAAATATATCTGTGCTTATTTTATGTCTGATCACTTACTCAAAACTGCAGAGATAAGATCGTTTATGGCAAAACAACTTCCTCATTATATGGTACCTACTTATTTTATACAGATAGAAAAAATGCCATTGAATTTTAATGGCAAAATAGACTATGACGCGTTGCCTCGTCCGGATTTTAAAAAACTAAAAAGAGAAAATGATTATGTAGCGCCCAACAATGAAATTGAAAGATTGATTGCAGAAATATGGCAGGAGGTATTTGATATAAAAAAAATAGGTATTTATGACAACTTTTTTGTTTTGGGAGGTCATTCGCTAATGGCTATTAAAATCGTTTCGAGAATTAAAGAGGTTTTAGACTTGACCGTTCCATTACTAGAAGTTTTCAATAAACCTACGATTTCAGATCTGGCAATTCTGGTTGAGAAGATCATTAAGCAATCACTGGTAAATGAGGGATCGGTGTAG
- a CDS encoding DUF1697 domain-containing protein: MLEKYIVLLRGINVSGKNRLPMQDLRNLLYNLDYQTVQTYIQSGNIILNSDEDKPEIAWKIKEGIENRFEYNVPVIIRTVDEWKEAITNNPYPTDEEKLLYFTFLNEIPKNTDIEVNGTKDDAYTIVNDVVYLYCLGGYGNTKLSNQLFEKKLKVSATSRNYRTVYKLLELATTN, encoded by the coding sequence ATGTTGGAAAAATATATTGTCTTACTAAGAGGAATCAATGTATCAGGGAAAAACAGACTTCCGATGCAAGATTTACGAAACTTGTTATATAATCTGGATTATCAGACAGTACAAACCTATATTCAGAGCGGGAATATTATTTTAAACTCCGATGAAGACAAGCCGGAGATTGCCTGGAAAATAAAAGAAGGTATTGAAAACAGATTTGAGTATAATGTCCCTGTGATTATAAGAACCGTTGATGAATGGAAGGAAGCAATTACGAATAATCCATACCCGACAGATGAAGAAAAATTATTGTATTTTACCTTCCTGAATGAGATACCAAAAAATACTGATATTGAGGTCAACGGAACCAAAGATGATGCGTATACAATTGTTAATGATGTTGTATATTTATATTGTTTGGGAGGATACGGGAATACGAAGTTGAGTAATCAATTATTCGAAAAAAAATTAAAGGTATCTGCCACCTCCCGAAATTATAGAACAGTATACAAACTACTGGAGTTGGCAACAACTAATTAA
- a CDS encoding NAD(P)-binding protein, with amino-acid sequence MSKKENILIIGAGLCGSLLALRLAQRGYYVEVYESRPDLRKTDISAGRSINLALSNRGLKALRMVGVEEKAKKICIPMKGRLMHDIKGNTFEYNYSGRAGEYINSISRGDLNGILLTEAEKHENVNIHFNSSCLGVDVKNKIAMFESYQAKKQFTVKADVIFGTDGAGSSLRKSYEKQISGNFKCVQDFLTHGYKELEIPADPTGNHQISKNHLHIWPRGNYMLIALPNTDGSFTVTLFLSFSEGTYHFKNLKTKKDITTFFKNQFPDALAFIPNIVKEFENNPTGKLGTVKCFPWNYKGNTLLIGDAAHAIVPFYGQGMNASFEDIVVFDEVLNEFEGNWEAVFSEYQKKRKQDTDAIADLAIDNYYEMRDHVANPLFKEKRKIEMKLEKNFPTQYFSKYSLVTFCEDIGYYQAMTQGRAQDKVLFNMIENNVIFDSLNRSKEELKTVLKKIQKET; translated from the coding sequence ATGAGTAAAAAAGAAAACATACTCATCATCGGAGCCGGATTATGTGGCTCTTTACTGGCTTTGCGATTGGCACAAAGAGGATATTACGTTGAAGTATATGAAAGCCGTCCGGATTTGCGTAAAACGGATATATCAGCAGGCCGGTCAATCAACTTAGCTTTGTCAAATCGCGGTTTAAAAGCACTGCGTATGGTGGGAGTAGAAGAAAAAGCCAAGAAGATTTGTATCCCTATGAAAGGGCGCTTAATGCATGATATCAAGGGGAATACTTTTGAGTATAATTACTCCGGCAGAGCAGGAGAATATATTAATTCTATTTCAAGAGGTGATCTAAATGGCATTTTACTAACCGAAGCCGAAAAGCATGAAAATGTAAATATTCACTTCAACAGTAGTTGTTTGGGAGTTGATGTAAAAAATAAAATTGCTATGTTTGAGTCTTATCAAGCTAAAAAACAGTTTACGGTTAAGGCGGATGTTATTTTCGGAACAGACGGAGCCGGTTCCTCTTTAAGAAAAAGTTATGAAAAACAAATTTCAGGTAATTTTAAATGTGTTCAGGATTTTCTAACACATGGATACAAAGAACTGGAAATTCCTGCTGACCCTACAGGAAACCATCAAATCAGTAAAAACCATTTGCACATCTGGCCTCGTGGTAATTATATGTTAATTGCCCTGCCAAATACGGATGGGAGTTTTACGGTAACGTTATTTCTAAGCTTTTCGGAAGGGACATACCATTTTAAAAATTTAAAGACCAAAAAAGACATAACCACTTTCTTTAAAAACCAATTTCCGGATGCGTTGGCATTCATTCCCAATATTGTAAAAGAGTTTGAAAATAATCCTACCGGAAAATTAGGAACTGTAAAATGTTTTCCCTGGAATTACAAAGGAAATACATTATTAATAGGAGATGCAGCACATGCTATTGTTCCCTTTTACGGACAGGGTATGAATGCTTCTTTTGAAGATATCGTTGTTTTTGATGAAGTATTAAATGAATTTGAGGGGAACTGGGAAGCGGTATTTTCCGAATATCAGAAAAAAAGAAAACAAGATACCGATGCCATTGCAGATTTAGCCATTGACAATTACTATGAAATGCGAGATCATGTTGCAAATCCCTTATTCAAGGAAAAGCGAAAAATAGAAATGAAATTGGAAAAGAATTTTCCAACTCAATATTTTTCAAAATACTCCCTGGTTACATTTTGTGAAGATATCGGATATTACCAAGCTATGACACAAGGCAGAGCGCAAGACAAAGTGCTTTTTAACATGATAGAAAATAATGTGATTTTTGATTCTCTCAATAGGTCAAAAGAAGAATTAAAAACTGTTCTTAAAAAAATACAAAAAGAAACATAG
- the kynU gene encoding kynureninase produces the protein MTYQNSLKYAQQLDQKDPLSNLRQEFHIPKDKNGNDRLYFTGNSLGLQPKITQQYIQQELDDWAQYGVEGHFAAKNPWMPYHEFLTETMAEIVGAKPIEVVVMNTLTTNLHLLMVSFYQPTKTKYKIVIESDAFPSDRYAVQSQLKFHGFDIEYGLIEWKPGEGEELLRIEDLEAILEKQGNEIALLLIGGVNYYTGQYFDIQRIAALGHAKNCMVGIDLAHGAGNIQPDLHESGVDFAAWCTYKYLNSGPGSLAGLFVHEKHADREDLLRFAGWWNHNKETRFHMRQSFDMMKGAEGWQLSNPPILSMAAIRASLAIFDSVGMNALRKKSIELTGYFEYLIDQIESDTVKIITPGNPGERGCQLSIQVKNADKSLHQKLMENNVVTDWREPDVIRCAPVPLYNSFEDVYRMTEILGSLLRKNHA, from the coding sequence ATGACCTACCAAAATTCACTAAAATACGCGCAGCAACTCGACCAAAAAGACCCGCTCTCTAATTTACGGCAGGAGTTTCATATTCCGAAAGATAAAAATGGAAATGACCGGTTGTATTTTACGGGAAATTCATTAGGGCTACAACCTAAGATTACACAACAATATATTCAGCAAGAATTGGATGACTGGGCCCAATATGGAGTAGAAGGTCATTTTGCAGCGAAAAATCCCTGGATGCCTTACCATGAGTTCTTGACGGAAACGATGGCAGAAATTGTCGGAGCAAAACCAATTGAAGTTGTGGTGATGAACACATTGACCACCAACCTGCATTTATTGATGGTTTCATTCTATCAGCCTACAAAAACAAAATATAAGATCGTTATAGAAAGCGATGCTTTCCCTTCCGATCGATATGCAGTACAATCCCAATTAAAATTTCACGGATTTGATATCGAATACGGACTCATTGAATGGAAACCCGGAGAAGGAGAAGAACTTCTTAGAATAGAAGACCTGGAAGCTATATTAGAAAAGCAAGGCAATGAAATTGCTTTGTTGTTGATAGGCGGAGTCAATTATTATACAGGTCAGTATTTTGATATCCAACGAATTGCAGCATTAGGTCATGCTAAAAATTGTATGGTTGGAATTGATTTAGCGCATGGAGCAGGAAATATTCAACCGGATTTACATGAAAGCGGAGTTGATTTTGCAGCATGGTGTACGTACAAGTATTTGAATTCCGGGCCGGGAAGTCTGGCAGGATTATTTGTACATGAAAAACACGCTGACAGAGAAGATTTACTGCGTTTTGCCGGTTGGTGGAACCATAACAAAGAAACCCGTTTTCATATGCGTCAATCTTTTGATATGATGAAAGGAGCAGAAGGTTGGCAATTGAGTAATCCGCCGATCTTATCGATGGCAGCTATCAGAGCTTCCTTAGCTATTTTTGACAGTGTAGGAATGAATGCATTGCGAAAAAAGTCGATCGAATTAACAGGATATTTTGAATATTTAATAGATCAAATAGAGTCGGATACCGTTAAAATTATCACACCGGGTAATCCCGGAGAGAGAGGTTGCCAGTTATCTATACAGGTCAAAAATGCAGATAAAAGTTTACACCAAAAGCTTATGGAAAATAATGTGGTTACGGATTGGCGAGAACCTGATGTCATTCGTTGTGCACCGGTTCCATTATACAATAGTTTTGAAGATGTATATAGAATGACAGAGATATTGGGAAGTTTATTACGGAAAAATCATGCATGA